A window of the Lolium perenne isolate Kyuss_39 chromosome 7, Kyuss_2.0, whole genome shotgun sequence genome harbors these coding sequences:
- the LOC127311683 gene encoding dihydrolipoyllysine-residue acetyltransferase component 2 of pyruvate dehydrogenase complex, mitochondrial isoform X1: MALLLRHSRKLQRVHGVLDYERGSIARHFSASACSAAVKEDGVSSSSVHGDYGKKVGSSSIFQERLSGKGPGTSKVSPREARGSYIPKRMQFSVTGANSLFSCGHVVSARQFSSGADLPAHEEIGMPSLSPTMTEGNIARWVKKEGDKVSPGEVLCEVETDKATVEMECMEEGYLAKIVCGDGAKEIKVGEIICITVEEEGDIEKFKDYKASSSASAAPPAESKPQSEAPEPKEEKKELSKAPEPKATKTEESGDRLFSSPVARKLAEDNNVPLSSLKGTGPDGRILKADIEDYLSSAAKDTKKEASAAPGLGYVDLPNTQIRKVTANRLLQSKQTIPHYYLTVESRVDKLIKLRSELNPLQDASGGKKISINDLVIKAAALALRKVPACNSSWMNDFIRQYHNVNINVAVQTEHGLFVPVVRDADKKGLATIADEVKQLAQRARDNSLKPSEYEGGTFTVSNLGGPFGIKQFCAIVNPPQSAILAIGSAEKRVIPGAEGQFEVGSFMSATLSCDHRVIDGAIGAEWLKAFKGYIENPTTMLL; this comes from the exons ATGGCGCTCCTCCTCCGTCACTCCCGCAAG TTGCAAAGAGTGCACGGTGTCCTGGATTACGAGCGTGGGAGCATCGCTAGGCACTTCTCTGCCAGTGCCTGCTCCGCTGCTGTGAAGGAAGACG GTGTCTCAAGTTCTAGTGTTCATGGGGACTATGGGAAAAAAGTTGGAAGCTCGAGCATTTTCCAAGAGAGGTTGTCTGGAAAAGGGCCCGGTACCTCTAAG GTATCTCCACGAGAGGCAAGAGGAAGCTACATCCCGAAGAGAATGCAATTTTCTGTTACTGGGGCCAATAGTTTGTTCTCATG TGGGCATGTAGTTTCGGCAAGGCAGTTTTCGAGTGGTGCAG ATTTGCCAGCACACGAAGAAATCGGGATGCCTTCTCTGTCACCTACTATGACTGAG GGAAATATTGCAAGGTGGGTGAAGAAGGAAGGAGACAAAGTTTCACCTGGTGAAGTTCTTTGCGAAGTGGAAACC GATAAAGCTACCGTGGAGATGGAATGCATGGAGGAAGGCTATCTTGCTAAGATTGTTTGTGGAGATGGCGCAAAAGAGATCAAAGTTGGCGAG ATTATTTGCATAACTGTGGAAGAGGAGGGGGACATTGAGAAATTTAAGGACTATAAGGCTTCATCCTCTGCTTCAGCTGCACCTCCAGCTGAATCGAAACCCCAGTCTGAGGCCCCAGAACCAAAAGAGGAGAAGAAAGAGCTGTCCAAGGCTCCCGAGCCAAAGGCTACAAAGACTGAAGAGTCAGGGGATCGCTTATTCTCCAGTCCTGTCGCCAGAAAGTTGGCAGAAGACAACAAC GTACCGCTTTCAAGCTTAAAAGGTACTGGTCCAGATGGGCGTATTTTGAAGGCAGACATTGAGGATTACTTGT CCTCTGCCGCCAAGGATACGAAGAAGGAAGCTTCAGCAGCTCCAGGACTAGGCTATGTGGATCTTCCAAATACACAAATAAGGAAG GTTACTGCAAACCGCTTGCTGCAATCTAAGCAGACCATCCCTCACTACTATCTGACAGTTGAAAGTCGAGTTGACAAACTTATTAA ATTGCGGAGCGAGTTGAACCCTCTGCAGGATGCCTCTGGTGGGAAGAAGATATCTATAAACGACCTTGTTATTAAG GCTGCAGCATTGGCTCTTCGTAAGGTTCCCGCGTGTAACAGTTCCTGGATGAACGATTTTATTCGCCA GTATCACAATGTGAACATTAATGTTGCTGTACAAACCGAGCATGGTTTGTTTGTTCCAGTAGTTAGG GACGCAGACAAGAAAGGCTTGGCTACTATTGCCGATGAGGTGAAGCAGTTGGCTCAAAGAGCAAGGGATAACAGTCTAAAACCATCAGAATACGAG GGTGGCACTTTCACCGTCTCAAATTTGGGAGGCCCTTTCGGAATTAAGCAATTCTGTGCCATCGTAAATCCTCCCCAATCAGCAATTTTGGCTATTGGCTCTG CTGAGAAGAGGGTGATCCCTGGAGCTGAGGGTCAGTTCGAAGTCGGTTCCTTCATGTCAGCCACGCTAAGCTGTGACCACCGGGTCATTGATG GCGCCATCGGTGCGGAATGGCTGAAGGCATTCAAGGGCTACATCGAGAACCCGACAACCATGCTGCTGTAG
- the LOC127311683 gene encoding dihydrolipoyllysine-residue acetyltransferase component 3 of pyruvate dehydrogenase complex, mitochondrial isoform X2, with translation MALLLRHSRKLQRVHGVLDYERGSIARHFSASACSAAVKEDGVSSSSVHGDYGKKVGSSSIFQERLSGKGPGTSKVSPREARGSYIPKRMQFSVTGANSLFSCGHVVSARQFSSGADLPAHEEIGMPSLSPTMTEGNIARWVKKEGDKVSPGEVLCEVETDKATVEMECMEEGYLAKIVCGDGAKEIKVGEIICITVEEEGDIEKFKDYKASSSASAAPPAESKPQSEAPEPKEEKKELSKAPEPKATKTEESGDRLFSSPVARKLAEDNNVPLSSLKASAAKDTKKEASAAPGLGYVDLPNTQIRKVTANRLLQSKQTIPHYYLTVESRVDKLIKLRSELNPLQDASGGKKISINDLVIKAAALALRKVPACNSSWMNDFIRQYHNVNINVAVQTEHGLFVPVVRDADKKGLATIADEVKQLAQRARDNSLKPSEYEGGTFTVSNLGGPFGIKQFCAIVNPPQSAILAIGSAEKRVIPGAEGQFEVGSFMSATLSCDHRVIDGAIGAEWLKAFKGYIENPTTMLL, from the exons ATGGCGCTCCTCCTCCGTCACTCCCGCAAG TTGCAAAGAGTGCACGGTGTCCTGGATTACGAGCGTGGGAGCATCGCTAGGCACTTCTCTGCCAGTGCCTGCTCCGCTGCTGTGAAGGAAGACG GTGTCTCAAGTTCTAGTGTTCATGGGGACTATGGGAAAAAAGTTGGAAGCTCGAGCATTTTCCAAGAGAGGTTGTCTGGAAAAGGGCCCGGTACCTCTAAG GTATCTCCACGAGAGGCAAGAGGAAGCTACATCCCGAAGAGAATGCAATTTTCTGTTACTGGGGCCAATAGTTTGTTCTCATG TGGGCATGTAGTTTCGGCAAGGCAGTTTTCGAGTGGTGCAG ATTTGCCAGCACACGAAGAAATCGGGATGCCTTCTCTGTCACCTACTATGACTGAG GGAAATATTGCAAGGTGGGTGAAGAAGGAAGGAGACAAAGTTTCACCTGGTGAAGTTCTTTGCGAAGTGGAAACC GATAAAGCTACCGTGGAGATGGAATGCATGGAGGAAGGCTATCTTGCTAAGATTGTTTGTGGAGATGGCGCAAAAGAGATCAAAGTTGGCGAG ATTATTTGCATAACTGTGGAAGAGGAGGGGGACATTGAGAAATTTAAGGACTATAAGGCTTCATCCTCTGCTTCAGCTGCACCTCCAGCTGAATCGAAACCCCAGTCTGAGGCCCCAGAACCAAAAGAGGAGAAGAAAGAGCTGTCCAAGGCTCCCGAGCCAAAGGCTACAAAGACTGAAGAGTCAGGGGATCGCTTATTCTCCAGTCCTGTCGCCAGAAAGTTGGCAGAAGACAACAAC GTACCGCTTTCAAGCTTAAAAG CCTCTGCCGCCAAGGATACGAAGAAGGAAGCTTCAGCAGCTCCAGGACTAGGCTATGTGGATCTTCCAAATACACAAATAAGGAAG GTTACTGCAAACCGCTTGCTGCAATCTAAGCAGACCATCCCTCACTACTATCTGACAGTTGAAAGTCGAGTTGACAAACTTATTAA ATTGCGGAGCGAGTTGAACCCTCTGCAGGATGCCTCTGGTGGGAAGAAGATATCTATAAACGACCTTGTTATTAAG GCTGCAGCATTGGCTCTTCGTAAGGTTCCCGCGTGTAACAGTTCCTGGATGAACGATTTTATTCGCCA GTATCACAATGTGAACATTAATGTTGCTGTACAAACCGAGCATGGTTTGTTTGTTCCAGTAGTTAGG GACGCAGACAAGAAAGGCTTGGCTACTATTGCCGATGAGGTGAAGCAGTTGGCTCAAAGAGCAAGGGATAACAGTCTAAAACCATCAGAATACGAG GGTGGCACTTTCACCGTCTCAAATTTGGGAGGCCCTTTCGGAATTAAGCAATTCTGTGCCATCGTAAATCCTCCCCAATCAGCAATTTTGGCTATTGGCTCTG CTGAGAAGAGGGTGATCCCTGGAGCTGAGGGTCAGTTCGAAGTCGGTTCCTTCATGTCAGCCACGCTAAGCTGTGACCACCGGGTCATTGATG GCGCCATCGGTGCGGAATGGCTGAAGGCATTCAAGGGCTACATCGAGAACCCGACAACCATGCTGCTGTAG